From the Micrococcales bacterium genome, one window contains:
- a CDS encoding MBL fold metallo-hydrolase: MAGDLSARPGESPRKNGKFAGVFAKVLAQPDVLVASGDQIGPLTAVATPGHSPGHLCYWHEATGTLFAGDAFQTCGGPAVAGDTRWRFPFVAMGTWDKALAAASARRVADLPIRQLAPAHGWVMTNANEALEGIITRAEQALATKG; encoded by the coding sequence ATGGCCGGTGACCTTTCGGCCCGGCCCGGCGAGAGCCCCAGGAAAAATGGCAAGTTTGCTGGGGTTTTCGCCAAGGTGTTGGCCCAGCCGGATGTCCTAGTGGCCAGTGGCGACCAGATCGGGCCACTGACCGCCGTCGCCACTCCGGGGCATAGCCCTGGGCATCTGTGTTATTGGCACGAAGCCACTGGGACGCTATTTGCCGGGGACGCCTTCCAGACTTGTGGTGGCCCGGCGGTGGCTGGCGATACCCGCTGGCGGTTCCCGTTCGTGGCCATGGGTACCTGGGACAAGGCGCTGGCCGCGGCCAGCGCCCGGCGGGTCGCGGACTTGCCTATCCGCCAACTGGCCCCGGCCCACGGTTGGGTTATGACCAACGCTAACGAAGCACTCGAAGGCATCATCACCAGGGCCGAACAAGCCCTTGCCACCAAGGGCTAA
- a CDS encoding helix-turn-helix domain-containing protein — MPISRDHDPDRAAVWAARRKTLGRNIRQVRQERGLTQEALSLEAGVSRNMLITLEWGQRSILADRLGDIAEVLGVTAADLLADPTAPKQPEAN; from the coding sequence GTGCCCATTTCGCGCGACCATGACCCAGATCGCGCTGCGGTCTGGGCTGCAAGGCGCAAGACCCTCGGACGGAATATCCGCCAGGTTCGTCAAGAACGAGGGCTGACTCAAGAGGCTCTGTCGCTTGAGGCAGGCGTTTCAAGGAACATGCTGATTACCCTTGAGTGGGGACAAAGAAGCATCTTGGCCGACCGGCTGGGCGACATTGCCGAAGTACTGGGCGTCACTGCGGCAGACCTACTGGCTGACCCGACTGCCCCGAAACAGCCGGAGGCTAACTAG